In one Chitinophaga sancti genomic region, the following are encoded:
- a CDS encoding type I polyketide synthase, giving the protein MNVAIIGMSGIFPGAGNIQAFWQNIIQKKDAIQVVPEHRLDATFFDPAAIAADRFYCRKGGFIDEYASFDPIRFGILPLAVEGTEPEQLLTLALARQAMEDAGVLDKKISFEKTGIIIGKGNYPGPGATRAIEIVRTGEQIVQLLRTLLPHLPGADLEKVKKEFQQKKGRFGPDTAMGLIPNLVASLVANRLNLGGVAYTLDAACASSLLAVDHAIQELTTGRANMIIAGGVHVSQNAPFWSIFTQLGALSRRQQIRPFDQQADGLLIGEGCGFVVLKKLEDAVRDNDRVYAVIKGSGISSDGAGTSVMSPSVKGQAIAIRQAWQRAGIGLDEIGYIEAHGTGTPLGDKTELETLAEVFGQHRHKAGIGSVKSMIGHAMPAAGMAGLIKTALALYHNTLPPTMHCEEPVAAMQHTRFAPVQEATDWQATGLPLRAGVNAFGFGGINAHLVVEGFNTLPKGVFSGFSPSNVVLLARKSAEALIYALENNETDPGQGDYRIALFDPSPERMKRAVKIVGRNTPWRNKQDIWFTNEPLLANGGKVAFLFPGLDGLGGGEVDSVAARFHLPAVKQHKDSVYDSAITLLERSRIIDTALKQLGIRPDLNAGHSMGEWLAGRSAGMATEASILEILQDLNPQALETENAKFLVTGVGYDQLLPLLAGKQDIYLSMDNCPQQAILCGTDAAVADFIEVLKAKQIFHQVLPFQSGFHSPFVAPKTDVLLAGISKIQWLKPEIPFWSATTLDLYPDTYEAIRDLSVDHLIKPVRFRELTVKLYEQENVRVFIQVGAGGLIGFVDDTLKGKAYSAIAANVPTRGGLDQLQRVMAALFVEGKNVNLEFLGISPGRTSAMRLQLGSPFVKELESLKGITVPAMKPAFPSPVRKPVLQAFLQNVDEISAIQDEIMALFNDPISVQPITHTLNISLDNTPYLIDHALVKQKPGWPIKEDMDPVIPMTMIFELFGDIARVNGQNRAVKRIYNIQVFQWMNVSSPFKETITGKWEGNDTVQLDLPSYANATVQLTKQFAAPPVKDFSIGASLSNDLYKTPAQIYERHMFHGPAYQGIRKIVHMGEKGITGIIESSTGKGSLLDNAGQLFGLWLQLILTKDRIAFPVKIQEIAFYGDMQDQSGSFECTCQLTELNDEFATADFVIKKAGQTWAIVSGWQNRRLEIDEALWQISMSPLQNKLAKEIAPGVFTFNNAYQRVVSWDFIQKRYLNQAEKTFVKGLLPMKRKERIISRVAAKDAVRAVMDQHCFPIEFEIKNNAAGAPYVDGVEGIHLSIAHKGMEAVAIASRQQAVGIDIEEIHPQSEGFCELVFTATELALLPVTDRDEWIIRAWVAKEAYGKYLGKGLQGNPKAYTVTAINGEELRINDINIQTLKHNNFIIGWTL; this is encoded by the coding sequence ATGAATGTAGCAATCATAGGGATGTCTGGTATCTTTCCCGGTGCGGGCAATATCCAGGCCTTCTGGCAAAATATAATACAGAAAAAAGACGCGATACAGGTAGTGCCTGAACACAGGCTGGATGCCACTTTCTTTGATCCAGCGGCGATAGCGGCAGACCGCTTTTATTGTCGCAAGGGTGGCTTCATCGATGAATACGCCAGCTTTGACCCTATTCGCTTTGGCATTCTGCCACTGGCAGTAGAAGGTACTGAACCGGAGCAGTTGCTCACGCTGGCTCTTGCCAGGCAGGCAATGGAAGATGCAGGGGTATTGGATAAAAAGATCTCTTTTGAAAAAACAGGCATCATTATCGGCAAAGGGAATTATCCCGGACCCGGTGCTACCAGGGCGATTGAGATCGTACGTACCGGTGAGCAGATCGTACAACTCCTGCGCACCTTATTACCGCATCTCCCAGGTGCTGATCTTGAAAAAGTAAAGAAAGAGTTCCAGCAAAAGAAAGGTCGCTTTGGCCCGGATACGGCCATGGGATTGATCCCCAACCTGGTAGCATCGCTGGTAGCGAATCGCCTGAACCTGGGTGGTGTAGCCTATACCCTGGATGCCGCCTGCGCCAGTTCATTGCTGGCAGTCGATCATGCTATACAGGAACTCACTACCGGCAGGGCCAATATGATCATTGCTGGTGGTGTGCATGTATCGCAGAATGCTCCCTTCTGGAGCATCTTCACTCAGCTGGGTGCATTATCGCGCCGGCAACAGATCAGGCCATTCGATCAGCAGGCAGACGGATTGCTGATCGGTGAAGGCTGTGGTTTTGTGGTGTTGAAAAAACTGGAAGATGCCGTCCGTGATAATGATCGGGTGTATGCGGTGATCAAAGGCAGTGGCATCTCCAGCGATGGTGCGGGCACCAGTGTGATGAGTCCTTCTGTGAAAGGCCAGGCCATTGCCATCAGGCAGGCATGGCAGCGCGCAGGCATCGGACTTGATGAAATCGGATACATCGAAGCCCATGGCACGGGTACCCCATTAGGTGATAAAACAGAGTTAGAGACACTTGCAGAAGTGTTTGGTCAGCATCGCCATAAAGCAGGCATTGGTTCCGTAAAATCAATGATTGGCCATGCCATGCCCGCAGCCGGTATGGCAGGATTAATAAAGACGGCACTGGCATTGTATCATAATACCCTGCCTCCCACCATGCACTGTGAAGAGCCGGTAGCAGCTATGCAACATACACGCTTCGCCCCTGTACAGGAAGCGACTGACTGGCAGGCAACAGGCTTGCCATTACGGGCAGGTGTGAATGCTTTCGGTTTTGGCGGCATCAATGCGCACCTGGTGGTAGAGGGCTTTAATACCCTGCCCAAAGGCGTGTTCAGTGGCTTTAGCCCATCCAATGTTGTATTGCTGGCCAGGAAAAGCGCGGAAGCCCTGATCTATGCATTGGAAAATAACGAAACTGATCCCGGGCAGGGTGATTACCGCATAGCCCTCTTTGACCCTTCGCCTGAGCGCATGAAGCGGGCAGTAAAGATTGTAGGCAGGAATACCCCCTGGAGGAACAAGCAGGACATCTGGTTTACGAATGAGCCATTGCTGGCAAATGGCGGCAAGGTGGCATTTCTTTTCCCGGGTTTGGATGGCCTGGGTGGCGGAGAGGTGGATAGCGTAGCAGCCCGTTTCCATTTGCCCGCTGTTAAGCAGCATAAGGACAGTGTGTATGATTCGGCCATTACCCTGCTGGAAAGGAGCCGTATCATTGATACCGCCCTGAAGCAACTGGGCATCCGCCCTGACCTGAATGCAGGTCATAGTATGGGAGAATGGCTGGCAGGCCGCTCTGCGGGTATGGCAACGGAAGCTTCTATTCTTGAAATACTGCAGGATCTGAATCCACAGGCACTGGAAACAGAGAATGCGAAATTCCTTGTAACCGGTGTTGGCTACGATCAGCTGTTACCCTTACTGGCAGGGAAACAGGATATTTACTTATCAATGGATAATTGCCCGCAACAGGCCATTCTTTGTGGCACTGATGCAGCGGTGGCCGATTTCATTGAAGTACTGAAAGCTAAGCAGATCTTCCACCAGGTGCTCCCATTCCAGTCTGGCTTCCACTCTCCCTTTGTAGCCCCAAAAACAGATGTATTGCTGGCAGGAATCAGTAAGATCCAATGGCTGAAACCGGAGATTCCTTTCTGGTCGGCAACTACGCTGGACCTGTATCCGGATACCTATGAGGCCATCAGGGACCTGAGTGTGGATCATTTGATCAAGCCGGTAAGATTCAGGGAATTGACGGTGAAGCTATATGAACAGGAAAATGTACGCGTGTTTATCCAGGTGGGTGCAGGTGGGTTGATTGGCTTTGTCGATGATACCCTGAAAGGGAAAGCATATAGCGCCATTGCAGCAAATGTACCTACCCGTGGTGGATTGGACCAGTTGCAGCGGGTAATGGCGGCACTGTTTGTGGAAGGGAAAAATGTGAACCTGGAATTCCTGGGCATTTCACCCGGCCGTACATCCGCTATGCGCCTCCAATTAGGCTCTCCTTTTGTAAAAGAGCTGGAGAGCCTGAAAGGGATTACTGTACCGGCTATGAAACCTGCATTTCCATCACCGGTACGCAAACCTGTTTTACAGGCTTTCCTGCAGAATGTAGATGAGATCTCCGCTATCCAGGATGAGATCATGGCACTCTTCAATGACCCCATCTCCGTACAACCGATTACCCATACTCTCAATATCTCCCTGGATAACACGCCTTACCTCATCGACCATGCATTGGTAAAGCAAAAACCGGGATGGCCCATTAAAGAGGATATGGACCCCGTTATACCGATGACAATGATCTTTGAGCTATTCGGTGACATTGCCCGTGTAAACGGTCAAAACAGGGCTGTAAAACGCATTTACAACATACAGGTGTTTCAATGGATGAATGTCTCCTCTCCTTTCAAAGAAACCATCACGGGAAAATGGGAAGGCAATGATACCGTACAGCTGGATTTACCCAGTTATGCGAATGCCACGGTACAGCTTACAAAACAGTTTGCAGCACCACCTGTAAAGGATTTTTCTATTGGTGCTTCTCTTTCAAATGATCTGTACAAAACACCGGCGCAGATCTATGAGCGTCACATGTTCCATGGCCCTGCCTACCAGGGTATCCGGAAAATTGTGCACATGGGCGAAAAGGGCATTACCGGCATCATCGAAAGCAGCACGGGCAAAGGTTCCTTATTAGACAATGCAGGGCAGCTTTTCGGCCTTTGGTTACAACTGATCTTAACAAAAGACAGGATCGCTTTCCCCGTAAAGATCCAGGAAATAGCCTTCTATGGAGATATGCAGGATCAGTCAGGCAGTTTTGAATGCACCTGTCAGCTCACTGAACTGAATGATGAATTTGCCACAGCTGATTTTGTGATCAAAAAAGCGGGGCAGACCTGGGCCATCGTGAGTGGCTGGCAAAACAGGCGACTGGAAATAGATGAAGCCCTCTGGCAGATCTCTATGTCTCCCCTGCAAAACAAACTGGCAAAAGAGATCGCACCTGGTGTATTCACTTTCAACAATGCTTACCAGCGCGTGGTATCATGGGATTTTATCCAGAAGCGTTACCTCAACCAGGCGGAGAAAACCTTTGTAAAAGGCCTGTTGCCAATGAAGCGCAAAGAAAGGATCATCAGCCGTGTGGCTGCTAAAGATGCTGTACGCGCAGTCATGGATCAACATTGCTTCCCGATAGAATTTGAGATCAAAAACAATGCTGCCGGTGCACCTTATGTAGACGGTGTGGAAGGTATTCATCTATCCATCGCTCACAAGGGCATGGAAGCGGTAGCCATTGCAAGTCGTCAGCAGGCGGTGGGTATTGACATAGAAGAGATACACCCACAGAGCGAAGGGTTTTGTGAGCTGGTGTTTACTGCTACTGAGCTGGCACTGCTGCCTGTTACGGACCGCGATGAATGGATCATCCGTGCCTGGGTGGCCAAAGAAGCCTATGGCAAATACCTGGGCAAGGGCCTCCAGGGCAATCCCAAAGCATATACCGTTACCGCCATTAATGGCGAGGAATTACGGATCAACGATATCAACATTCAGACACTTAAACACAACAATTTTATTATCGGATGGACGCTATAG